AAGCCTTGGATCATGTGATTAAAAGGATCATTGACTTTACTGTGGCTGCTACAGTTTTTACAATCACTCTGCCGTTGATGGCGGTGATTGCCCTAGCGATAAAATTGTCATCGAAAGGCCCAGTTCTGTTCTCTCAGACTCGCAGCGGACTTAATGGAAGGGTATTCAAGTTATATAAATTTAGGTCGATGATCCAGGGCGCGGAGAAATTACAGGATGAATTAAGAGAAAAAAACGAGATGTCGGGGCCGGTGTTTAAGATCAAAGACGATCCCAGGCTGACCTTGATCGGAAAGTTATTGCGCAAAACCAGTCTTGATGAATTGCCACAATTGTTCAATGTGATCATAGGGGATATCAGCCTGGTAGGACCCAGGCCATTGCCGGTAGGTGAAGCCAACAACCTGCAGTTATGGCAAAGGCGCAGGCTCAGTGTGATCCCAGGCATAACCTGCTTATGGCAGATTAACGGGCGGAACGAGATAGATTTCGACCAGTGGATGGAGCTTGACATGCAGTATATCGATAGGTGGTCTTTATGGCTGGATATTAAAATTATGCTTTTAACAATACCAGTTGTTTTGATGCAAAAAGGTGCACAGTAACGGCAGAGGTTGATGTAAATGAACTTCAATTTTTGATACTGTCAAGTGTAAAGGCTACTATGCGTGGTCTTAGCCTTTACCGTTTGATAAAGAATTCTTCTTAAACCCTTAGACCCAATCCTGTTTCTCGATAATTGTATTAAGTTGCTGCTTATTATGGACTTTGACCGGTTTATTTGGTATAATTAAAAGATATATTCGGACAAAACTGCAACATCATAACCGTACCTTCTGACTGACCGGAAGCAATATGCCGACAAAATATTATTTGCATAAAACGTCCTTTGCCGATCTGCCGGTCAACGTGGGAAAAGGGACCAAGATCTGGCATTTTTGTCATATCTGCCAGGGGGCTACGATCGGCGAGGATTGCAGCGTCGGCCAGAACTGTTATATATCCTGCCGGGCGGTCATCGGCAATGGCTGCCGGCTGCAGAACAACGTTTCCATCTACGATCTGGTGACCCTGGAGGACCAGGTCTTCTGCGGGCCCTCGGTGGTCTTCACCAACGACCTCAATCCCCGGGCGGCCTATCCCAAACACGGGAAATGGATCCCCACTTTGGTTAAAAAAGGCGCTTCGTTGGGGGCCAACAGTACCATCCTGTGCGGGATAGTCATCGGGAGCCACGCCATGGTGGCGGCCGGGGCGGTGGTCACCAGGGATGTGCCGGATTACGCCGTGATGGCCGGGGTGCCGGCCCGCCAGATGGGCTGGATGTGCGAGTGCGGGGGATCGCTGGATTTTAAAAAGGGCAAAATATCGGCCTGCCCCGATTGCGGACGGAAGTATGTCAACCACGGTAAAAAGAAAATAACCATTCAGCCACAAAAGGCACCCTTCTATTCATCAGGGTAAACTCCGGGCACAAAGGGA
This genomic stretch from bacterium harbors:
- a CDS encoding acyltransferase yields the protein MPTKYYLHKTSFADLPVNVGKGTKIWHFCHICQGATIGEDCSVGQNCYISCRAVIGNGCRLQNNVSIYDLVTLEDQVFCGPSVVFTNDLNPRAAYPKHGKWIPTLVKKGASLGANSTILCGIVIGSHAMVAAGAVVTRDVPDYAVMAGVPARQMGWMCECGGSLDFKKGKISACPDCGRKYVNHGKKKITIQPQKAPFYSSG